Proteins encoded by one window of Massilia sp. NR 4-1:
- the ccoG gene encoding cytochrome c oxidase accessory protein CcoG, with product MNAPEVKVIKMYAPREEIYPREAKGRYATIRWLCVWATQLAFYGLPWLVWNDRQALLFDLGARKFYIFGLVLWPQDFIYLAALLIICAYLLFLATAIAGRVWCGFSCPQTVYTEIFLWIERKIEGPRSARMALDKQGPSLKKFTKKTSKHLIWGAVALWTGFTFVGYFTPIKTLVTAVQTLDFGPWEWFWVLFYSFATYGNAGWLREQVCKYMCPYARFQSSMFDRDSLIITYDAKRGEPRAPLGKNPDSGSCIDCSLCVQVCPTGIDIRNGLQYECIGCAACVDACNTVMDKIKQPRGLIRYSTEMAMEKGYDSAQIRKRTLRPRVLIYTSILGLIVAAVCLTLYVRTPLKVDVIRDRGSMGREVEDGMIENVYRLQVMNTTEQAHTFRIKVSGMDTLTLTTAEDVTLQATETRAVPIRMRAAHGAGVKGSNKIQVEVTAVDDPSLHVKENAVFIVPRR from the coding sequence ATGAACGCGCCAGAAGTTAAAGTCATCAAGATGTACGCCCCTCGCGAGGAAATCTATCCGCGCGAGGCCAAGGGACGCTATGCCACGATCCGCTGGCTGTGCGTGTGGGCCACCCAGCTTGCCTTCTATGGCTTGCCGTGGCTTGTCTGGAACGACCGCCAAGCCTTGCTGTTCGATCTGGGCGCGCGCAAGTTCTACATCTTCGGCCTGGTGTTGTGGCCGCAGGACTTTATCTATCTGGCCGCCCTGCTCATCATCTGCGCCTATCTGCTATTCCTGGCGACGGCGATAGCGGGGCGGGTCTGGTGCGGCTTCTCTTGTCCGCAAACTGTGTATACCGAAATCTTCCTGTGGATCGAAAGGAAGATCGAGGGGCCGCGCAGCGCCCGCATGGCGCTCGACAAGCAAGGCCCGTCGCTCAAGAAATTCACGAAGAAGACCTCGAAGCATCTGATCTGGGGCGCCGTGGCGCTGTGGACCGGTTTCACCTTCGTCGGCTACTTCACCCCGATCAAGACCCTGGTCACGGCCGTGCAGACCCTGGACTTCGGTCCGTGGGAATGGTTCTGGGTGCTGTTCTACAGCTTCGCCACCTACGGCAACGCCGGCTGGCTGCGCGAACAGGTGTGCAAATACATGTGCCCTTACGCCCGCTTCCAGAGCTCGATGTTCGACCGCGACTCGCTGATCATCACCTACGATGCCAAGCGCGGCGAACCACGCGCCCCACTGGGCAAGAATCCCGACAGCGGCTCCTGCATCGATTGCAGCCTGTGCGTGCAGGTCTGCCCTACCGGCATCGATATCCGCAACGGCCTGCAGTATGAATGCATCGGCTGCGCCGCCTGCGTCGACGCCTGCAACACCGTGATGGACAAGATCAAGCAGCCGCGCGGCCTGATCCGCTACAGCACCGAGATGGCGATGGAAAAGGGCTACGACTCGGCGCAGATCCGCAAGCGCACCCTGCGTCCGCGCGTGCTGATCTACACCTCGATCCTGGGCCTGATCGTCGCCGCGGTCTGTCTGACGCTGTATGTGCGCACGCCGCTCAAGGTGGACGTGATCCGCGACCGCGGCTCCATGGGCCGCGAGGTGGAAGACGGCATGATCGAAAACGTCTACCGCCTGCAGGTGATGAATACCACCGAACAGGCGCACACCTTCCGCATCAAGGTGTCGGGCATGGATACCCTGACCCTGACCACGGCGGAGGATGTGACGCTGCAGGCGACCGAAACGCGCGCCGTGCCGATCCGCATGCGCGCCGCCCACGGCGCCGGTGTCAAAGGCTCGAACAAGATCCAGGTGGAAGTGACGGCCGTGGACGATCCGAGCCTGCACGTGAAGGAAAACGCGGTCTTTATCGTGCCGCGCCGTTAA
- the ccoP gene encoding cytochrome-c oxidase, cbb3-type subunit III yields MVEFTSDFWNFYIIVLTVLGVFGCGLLLYMQSTHEVKATDNPNAPVGTTGHIWDEDLSELNTPMPRWWMWLFYITIFFSIGYLFLYPGLGTYAGKLGWESTGQYKEELGKAEKEYGPLFAKYQKQDLKAVAADPQARAIGERLFLTYCAQCHGSDARGNKGFPNLTDKDWLHGGEPETIKTTIMNGRTGMMPPMGAVLGSDKDVENVAHYVLSLSGSTSDPIKTSFGKEKFGACMACHSAGGVGNPALGAPNLSDKIWLYGGSVETVMETIRKGRTNTMPAFGEFLGEGKVHLLSAYVWSLSNNPETK; encoded by the coding sequence ATGGTTGAATTCACCAGTGATTTCTGGAACTTTTACATCATCGTACTGACGGTGCTGGGTGTCTTCGGCTGCGGCCTGCTGCTGTACATGCAATCGACGCATGAAGTGAAGGCGACCGACAATCCCAATGCGCCGGTGGGCACCACCGGCCACATCTGGGATGAAGACCTGAGCGAGCTGAACACCCCGATGCCGCGCTGGTGGATGTGGCTGTTCTACATCACCATCTTCTTCAGCATCGGCTACCTGTTCCTGTATCCAGGCCTGGGCACCTACGCCGGCAAATTGGGTTGGGAATCGACCGGCCAGTACAAGGAAGAACTGGGCAAGGCCGAGAAGGAATACGGCCCGCTGTTCGCCAAGTACCAGAAACAGGATCTGAAGGCCGTGGCCGCCGATCCGCAAGCGCGCGCCATCGGCGAGCGCCTGTTCCTGACCTACTGCGCACAGTGCCATGGTTCCGACGCCCGCGGCAACAAGGGCTTCCCGAACCTGACCGACAAGGACTGGCTGCATGGCGGCGAACCGGAAACCATCAAGACCACCATCATGAACGGCCGCACCGGCATGATGCCGCCGATGGGCGCCGTGCTCGGCTCGGACAAGGATGTCGAGAACGTGGCACACTATGTCCTGAGCCTCTCGGGCAGCACTTCCGATCCGATCAAGACGTCCTTCGGCAAGGAAAAATTCGGCGCCTGTATGGCTTGCCACAGCGCCGGTGGCGTTGGCAATCCTGCGCTGGGTGCACCCAATCTGAGCGACAAGATCTGGCTGTACGGCGGCAGCGTCGAGACCGTGATGGAAACCATCCGCAAAGGCCGTACCAACACCATGCCAGCGTTCGGCGAATTCCTCGGTGAAGGTAAGGTCCATCTGCTGTCGGCTTATGTCTGGAGCCTGTCGAACAATCCAGAAACAAAGTAA
- a CDS encoding CcoQ/FixQ family Cbb3-type cytochrome c oxidase assembly chaperone codes for MAIEKLFDSASSVMTVVSFITFIGIVWWAWAGRNQAGFAQAAQLPFADEEKQNG; via the coding sequence ATGGCTATCGAAAAACTGTTTGACAGCGCCAGCAGCGTCATGACGGTGGTGTCATTCATCACCTTCATCGGCATCGTCTGGTGGGCATGGGCCGGTCGTAACCAGGCGGGCTTTGCGCAGGCAGCGCAACTGCCTTTCGCCGACGAGGAGAAACAAAATGGTTGA
- the ccoO gene encoding cytochrome-c oxidase, cbb3-type subunit II: MKFSHEWIEKNPWLMIALVTVVVSVGGAVEIVPLFFQKSTTEPVAGLKPYSPLRLVGRDIYVREGCYACHSQMVRPFRAETERYGHYSVAGEFVYDRPFQWGSKRTGPDLARVGGRYSDEWHRTHLNNPRDVVPESNMPNYPWLSQTKLVPQDVIPKLRALQRLGTPYSEEDVAKAPDELKDKTEEDALIAYLQGLGTQIKTRN; this comes from the coding sequence ATGAAATTTTCACATGAATGGATCGAGAAGAACCCCTGGCTGATGATCGCCCTGGTCACGGTGGTGGTGTCGGTCGGCGGCGCCGTTGAAATCGTGCCGCTGTTCTTCCAGAAATCGACCACGGAACCGGTGGCGGGCCTGAAGCCTTACTCCCCGCTGCGCCTGGTGGGCCGCGACATCTATGTGCGTGAAGGCTGCTACGCCTGCCACTCGCAGATGGTGCGTCCTTTCCGCGCCGAGACCGAGCGCTATGGCCACTACTCCGTGGCCGGCGAATTCGTCTACGACCGTCCCTTCCAATGGGGCTCCAAGCGCACCGGTCCGGATCTGGCCCGGGTGGGCGGCCGCTACAGCGATGAATGGCACCGTACCCACTTGAACAATCCGCGCGACGTGGTGCCGGAATCGAATATGCCGAACTACCCTTGGCTGTCGCAGACCAAGCTGGTGCCGCAAGACGTGATTCCGAAACTGCGCGCCCTGCAGCGCCTGGGCACGCCGTACTCCGAAGAGGATGTGGCCAAGGCTCCGGACGAGCTGAAGGACAAGACGGAAGAAGACGCCCTGATCGCCTACCTGCAAGGCCTGGGCACCCAGATCAAGACAAGGAACTGA
- the ccoN gene encoding cytochrome-c oxidase, cbb3-type subunit I, translating into MDQSLNYNYKIVKQFAIATVVWGIIGMLVGVIIAAQLAWPALNLDIPWLTYGRLRPLHTNAVIFAFGISGLFATSYYVVQRTCQVRLFSDKLAAFTFWGWQAVILSAVVTLPMGLTRGKEYAELEWPISILIAVVWIAYAVVFFGTIVKRKVKHIYVANWFFGSYILAVTILHVVNGMSMPASLFKSYSMYSGVQDAMVQWWYGHNAVGFILTAGYLGMVYYFIPKQAERPVYSYRLSIVHFWALIFTYMWAGPHHLHYTALPDWTQSLGMVFSLILLAPSWGGMINGIMTLSGAWHKLRTDPLLKFMIVSLSFYGIATFEGPMMSIKTVNALSHYTDWGIAHVHGGALGWVGFITMGSIYYLLPRLAGREKMYSMRLVDLHFWVATIGIVLYIAAMWIAGVMQGLMWRAVNPDGTLTYTFVESVKATYPYYVVRFAGGALYLGGMIMMGYNTWMTLRGRETVTARIPELKTAAHA; encoded by the coding sequence GTGGATCAATCATTGAACTACAACTACAAGATCGTGAAGCAATTCGCGATCGCCACGGTGGTGTGGGGCATTATTGGCATGCTGGTCGGCGTCATCATCGCCGCACAGCTAGCCTGGCCCGCACTGAACCTCGACATCCCCTGGCTGACGTACGGGCGCCTGCGTCCCTTACACACCAATGCCGTGATTTTCGCGTTCGGCATCTCGGGCTTGTTCGCCACCTCTTACTACGTCGTCCAGCGCACCTGCCAGGTGCGTCTGTTCTCCGACAAACTCGCTGCCTTCACCTTCTGGGGCTGGCAGGCCGTGATTCTGAGCGCCGTTGTCACCTTGCCAATGGGCCTGACCCGCGGCAAGGAATACGCGGAGCTGGAATGGCCGATTTCCATCCTGATCGCCGTGGTGTGGATCGCCTACGCGGTGGTGTTCTTCGGCACCATCGTCAAGCGTAAGGTCAAGCACATCTACGTGGCGAACTGGTTCTTCGGCTCCTACATCCTGGCCGTGACCATTCTGCACGTGGTCAACGGCATGAGCATGCCGGCTTCCCTGTTCAAGTCCTACTCCATGTACAGCGGCGTGCAAGACGCCATGGTGCAATGGTGGTACGGCCACAACGCGGTGGGCTTCATCCTGACCGCCGGCTACCTGGGCATGGTCTACTACTTCATTCCGAAGCAGGCCGAGCGTCCGGTGTATTCCTACCGCCTGTCGATCGTGCACTTCTGGGCACTGATCTTCACCTATATGTGGGCCGGTCCGCACCACCTGCACTACACCGCCCTGCCTGACTGGACCCAGTCGCTCGGCATGGTGTTCTCGCTGATTCTGCTGGCACCGTCGTGGGGCGGCATGATCAACGGCATCATGACCCTGTCCGGCGCATGGCACAAGCTGCGCACCGATCCGCTGCTGAAGTTCATGATCGTTTCGCTGTCCTTCTACGGTATTGCGACCTTCGAAGGTCCGATGATGTCGATCAAAACCGTGAACGCACTGTCGCACTACACCGACTGGGGCATCGCCCACGTCCACGGCGGCGCACTGGGCTGGGTTGGCTTCATCACCATGGGCTCGATCTACTACCTGCTGCCACGCCTGGCCGGCCGCGAAAAAATGTACAGCATGCGTCTGGTCGACCTGCACTTCTGGGTGGCCACCATCGGCATCGTTCTGTACATCGCCGCCATGTGGATCGCCGGTGTGATGCAGGGCCTGATGTGGCGCGCAGTGAATCCGGACGGCACCCTGACCTACACCTTCGTGGAAAGCGTGAAAGCGACCTACCCGTACTACGTGGTGCGCTTCGCCGGTGGCGCCCTGTACCTGGGCGGCATGATCATGATGGGCTACAACACTTGGATGACGCTGCGCGGCCGTGAAACCGTCACCGCCCGCATCCCTGAGCTGAAAACCGCGGCACACGCCTGA
- the ccoS gene encoding cbb3-type cytochrome oxidase assembly protein CcoS — protein sequence MEVLYILVPVSIAIVFLAIWLFFKASDSGQFDDLVGPGLRVLQDDDRSEPKNPQQ from the coding sequence ATGGAAGTCCTGTATATCCTCGTTCCAGTCAGCATCGCCATTGTCTTCCTGGCGATCTGGCTGTTCTTCAAAGCCTCCGACAGCGGCCAGTTCGACGACCTGGTCGGCCCCGGCCTGCGCGTGTTACAGGACGATGACCGCAGCGAGCCGAAAAACCCCCAGCAGTAA
- a CDS encoding heavy metal translocating P-type ATPase has product MLDTLAAAAFADTEEICFHCGLPLPRTAPWQVTIDGAPRSMCCPGCAAVAQTIVDIGQTDYYRKRTGFAATADQASLVPPELALYDNDDPRFAADGEYCEATLLVEGIRCAACVWLIEHRLQCVEGVASASLNVSTEKLQVRWQKDKLQASAILQAVRDIGYAAFPYDAERHGAQLQRASRTLGRQLFVAGLSMMQVMMYVAPSYMAGDDGTLDANMAALMQWASLLLTLPAVAYSALPFFQGALASLRARVLGMDVPVAIGIAAAFLGSVAATWRGAGEVYYDSVTMFIFLLLCSRYLEMVARRKAASALERMQQALPASAARLNHWPQSRDSTVVPAAALQQGDIILVKPGEAIAADSAIVEGRTAVDMSLLTGESVPQSRGLGEEVPGGAINASAAVLLRVLRPARESTLADLLKLIERAGGAKPRIAQWADRVASWFVSALLLFALATFAFWWWHDAARAWPVAIAVLVVSCPCALSLATPSALAAATDYLLSKGVLIVRPHVMETLHRATHIVFDKTGTLTVGKPVVQQVHCFGDNREAVSLQIAAALEGGSAHPIGRAILAAADAAGASAGWAAEEVQELPGQGLEGRVQGQRYRLGNKAFVTGLTGSAPAFDGDGATAVYLGTDGRWLACFLLSDALRPDAQATVDYFRSQGKQLVLLSGDQHALTRGVALDLGIASAHGEFLPQQKLDYVQKLQAEGAVVAMVGDGINDAAVLSAADVSFAMGSGAALAQAHADTVLLNGQLGAVADTARTAARTMGVIRQNLAWSTLYNLVAIPAAAFGWLNPWLSGVGMALSSAVVICNALRLRR; this is encoded by the coding sequence ATGCTGGACACCCTGGCCGCCGCCGCCTTCGCCGATACGGAAGAGATCTGCTTCCACTGCGGCCTGCCGCTGCCGCGCACCGCGCCATGGCAGGTGACGATCGACGGCGCGCCGCGCAGCATGTGCTGCCCGGGCTGCGCCGCCGTGGCCCAGACCATCGTCGACATCGGCCAGACCGACTACTACCGCAAGCGCACCGGCTTTGCCGCCACCGCCGACCAGGCCAGCCTGGTGCCGCCGGAACTGGCGCTGTACGACAACGACGACCCGCGCTTTGCCGCCGACGGCGAGTATTGCGAAGCGACCCTGCTGGTGGAAGGCATCCGCTGCGCCGCCTGCGTCTGGCTGATCGAACACCGCCTGCAATGCGTGGAAGGGGTGGCCAGCGCCAGCCTGAACGTCTCGACCGAGAAGCTGCAGGTGCGCTGGCAAAAAGACAAGCTGCAGGCCAGCGCCATCCTGCAGGCGGTGCGCGACATCGGCTACGCCGCCTTCCCCTACGACGCCGAGCGCCATGGCGCGCAGCTGCAGCGCGCCAGCCGCACCCTGGGCCGCCAGCTGTTCGTGGCCGGCCTGTCGATGATGCAGGTGATGATGTATGTGGCGCCCTCGTATATGGCGGGCGACGACGGCACGCTGGACGCGAACATGGCGGCCCTGATGCAGTGGGCCAGCCTGCTCTTGACCCTGCCCGCCGTGGCGTATTCCGCCCTGCCCTTCTTCCAGGGCGCGCTGGCCAGCCTGCGCGCGCGCGTGCTCGGCATGGACGTGCCGGTGGCCATCGGCATCGCCGCCGCCTTCCTCGGCAGCGTGGCGGCCACCTGGCGCGGCGCGGGCGAGGTGTATTACGACTCGGTGACGATGTTCATCTTCCTGCTGCTGTGCAGCCGCTACCTGGAGATGGTGGCGCGGCGCAAGGCGGCCAGCGCGCTGGAACGCATGCAGCAGGCGCTGCCCGCCTCGGCCGCGCGCCTGAACCACTGGCCGCAGAGCCGCGACAGCACGGTGGTGCCGGCCGCCGCCCTGCAGCAGGGCGACATCATCCTGGTCAAGCCGGGCGAGGCGATCGCCGCCGACAGCGCCATCGTCGAAGGCCGCACCGCGGTCGATATGTCGCTGCTGACCGGCGAAAGCGTGCCGCAGTCGCGCGGCCTGGGCGAGGAAGTGCCGGGCGGCGCCATCAACGCCAGCGCCGCCGTGCTGCTGCGCGTGCTGCGCCCGGCGCGCGAAAGCACCCTGGCCGACCTCTTGAAACTGATCGAGCGCGCCGGCGGCGCCAAGCCGCGGATCGCGCAATGGGCCGACCGCGTGGCCTCCTGGTTCGTCAGCGCCCTCTTGCTGTTCGCCCTGGCCACCTTCGCCTTCTGGTGGTGGCACGACGCGGCGCGCGCCTGGCCGGTGGCGATCGCCGTGCTGGTGGTGTCCTGCCCCTGCGCGCTGTCGCTGGCCACGCCCTCGGCGCTGGCGGCGGCCACCGACTATTTATTGAGCAAGGGCGTGCTGATCGTACGGCCGCATGTGATGGAAACCCTGCACCGCGCCACCCACATCGTGTTCGACAAGACCGGCACCCTGACGGTGGGCAAGCCGGTGGTGCAGCAGGTGCACTGCTTCGGCGACAACCGCGAGGCCGTCAGCCTGCAGATCGCCGCCGCGCTGGAAGGGGGCAGCGCGCACCCGATCGGGCGCGCCATCCTGGCCGCGGCCGATGCGGCCGGCGCCAGCGCCGGCTGGGCGGCCGAGGAGGTGCAGGAACTGCCGGGCCAGGGCCTGGAAGGCCGGGTCCAGGGCCAGCGCTACCGCCTCGGCAACAAGGCCTTCGTCACCGGCCTGACGGGCAGCGCGCCGGCCTTCGACGGCGACGGCGCCACCGCCGTCTACCTGGGCACGGACGGGCGCTGGCTGGCCTGCTTCCTGCTCAGCGATGCGCTGCGGCCGGACGCCCAGGCCACGGTCGACTATTTCCGCAGCCAGGGCAAGCAGCTGGTGCTGCTGAGCGGCGACCAGCATGCGCTGACGCGCGGCGTGGCGCTGGACCTGGGCATCGCCAGCGCCCACGGCGAATTCCTGCCCCAGCAAAAACTCGATTACGTGCAAAAACTGCAAGCCGAGGGCGCCGTGGTGGCGATGGTGGGCGACGGCATCAACGATGCCGCCGTGCTCAGCGCGGCCGACGTCTCCTTTGCCATGGGTTCGGGCGCGGCCCTGGCCCAGGCCCATGCCGACACGGTCTTATTGAATGGACAACTGGGCGCCGTGGCCGACACGGCGCGCACCGCGGCGCGCACCATGGGCGTGATCCGGCAGAACCTGGCCTGGTCGACGTTGTACAATCTGGTGGCGATCCCGGCCGCCGCCTTCGGCTGGCTCAATCCCTGGCTGTCCGGGGTGGGCATGGCGCTCAGCTCGGCCGTGGTCATCTGCAATGCGCTGCGCCTGCGCCGCTAG
- a CDS encoding sulfite exporter TauE/SafE family protein, translating to MSGLNLLPVFAVGLAGSVHCIGMCGGIVGALSAAQGPARRVIPIAPAAGPGGLALPQAIDSLARVFAYNAGRIGSYMLAGAIAGGLAGGAVSLARLTSIQTAGLWAANLMLAALGLYLMDAWRGLARLEAAGGLLWRHVQPLMKPLLPMDTPLKALALGGLWGWLPCGMVYSVLLTAMLSGSAASGAAVMCAFGLGTLPMLLGLGLAGARVRQYLQQRQVRIACGLLVLGFGLLGLLRASGLSMPLLDALGLTHGAGHGWLDTFCVTPRP from the coding sequence ATGAGCGGTTTGAATCTGTTGCCGGTGTTTGCCGTGGGCCTGGCCGGCAGCGTGCATTGCATCGGCATGTGCGGCGGCATCGTGGGCGCGCTGAGCGCGGCCCAGGGACCGGCGCGCCGCGTGATTCCGATCGCTCCCGCCGCCGGCCCGGGCGGCCTGGCCCTGCCGCAGGCCATCGACAGCCTGGCGCGCGTGTTCGCCTATAACGCCGGCCGCATCGGCAGCTATATGCTGGCCGGCGCCATCGCCGGCGGCCTGGCCGGCGGTGCCGTCAGCCTGGCGCGCCTGACCTCGATTCAAACGGCCGGCCTGTGGGCCGCCAACCTGATGCTGGCGGCCCTCGGCCTGTACTTGATGGACGCCTGGCGCGGCCTGGCGCGGCTGGAAGCGGCCGGCGGCCTGCTATGGCGCCATGTGCAGCCGCTGATGAAGCCCCTGCTGCCGATGGATACGCCGCTCAAGGCCCTGGCGCTGGGCGGCTTGTGGGGCTGGCTGCCCTGCGGCATGGTATACAGCGTGCTGCTGACGGCCATGCTGAGCGGTTCGGCCGCCAGCGGCGCGGCCGTGATGTGCGCCTTCGGCCTGGGCACCCTGCCCATGCTGCTGGGCCTGGGCCTGGCCGGCGCGCGCGTGCGCCAGTATCTGCAGCAGCGCCAGGTGCGCATCGCCTGCGGCCTGCTGGTGCTGGGCTTCGGCCTGCTTGGCCTGCTGCGCGCCAGCGGCCTGTCCATGCCCCTGCTCGATGCGCTCGGCCTGACCCACGGCGCCGGCCATGGCTGGCTCGATACCTTCTGCGTCACCCCTCGCCCATGA